The following are encoded together in the Zingiber officinale cultivar Zhangliang chromosome 8A, Zo_v1.1, whole genome shotgun sequence genome:
- the LOC122009908 gene encoding BTB/POZ domain-containing protein At5g66560-like, producing the protein MGKEEPGSKGQAWYCFTTGLPSDIAIEVDGMSFHLHKFPLMARSGRIQRLITEMEENPKKTPRRRQNEGVKAGEPREGDEGVEIEEEEEEEGEEEAEAHRHITLEDFPASCEAFEMAAKFCYGVKVDLNPWNVAPLRCAAEYLEMTEELFEDNLVARTQKFIAQTVLPSIRLAIKTLKSCEDILPLADDIGITQQCVDAIAAGASAVDTNSLFGWSANEGFRVGSGSGEQILWNGIETGMLRRRNGPRSSSFAAGAGSWLEDLAILSLPMYKRVIAAMKTRELNSDAIEGSLISYAQLSIPGLSRSRRRHSSAPVASETEQRELLETVIANLPVGKNSTATTSSASATKFLFGLLRTAHILRASETARTALERKIASQLEMATLDDLLIPSYSYLAETLYDVDCVERILRYYLAGIEAERGAPHGKEEGEEAERAAAVAERASQTGLLKLVGKLVDAYLAEIASDTNLKVDKLCDLAVALPDEARVYHDGLYRAVDIYLKTHLRMKEEEKERLCGVMDYRKLTLEACMHAAQNERLPLRAVVQVLFFEQLQLRRVIAGTLLAPEEDEMEEAAAPTEASAVAAGNRGSGEEGGVWRAAMRENQVLRLDMDSMRNRVQELERECSSMKKDLAKLDSDSEGAPGVEREERERRRQRRDRSRFRCRFSTQVCDSHERNVVESRQVARRELSP; encoded by the exons ATGGGGAAGGAGGAACCCGGTTCCAAGGGACAGGCTTG GTACTGTTTCACCACTGGATTGCCGAGTGACATCGCGATCGAAGTAGATGGAATGAGTTTCCATCTCCATAAG TTTCCTTTGATGGCGAGGAGTGGGAGGATTCAGCGGCTGATCACGGAGATGGAGGAGAACCCTAAAAAGACCCCGAGAAGAAGGCAGAACGAAGGAGTTAAAGCAGGGGAGCCGCGAGAGGGCGATGAAGGAGTAGAGatcgaggaggaggaagaagaagaaggggaagaggagGCGGAGGCTCATCGACACATCACACTTGAGGATTTCCCGGCCAGTTGTGAAGCATTCGAGATGGCTGCCAAGTTCTGCTACGGCGTGAAGGTCGACCTCAACCCTTGGAACGTGGCGCCACTCCGCTGTGCAGCGGAGTACCTCGAGATGACCGAAGAATTGTTCGAGGACAACCTCGTCGCTCGGACACAGAAGTTCATCGCTCAAACCGTGCTGCCCAGCATCCGTCTGGCCATCAAAACCCTCAAGTCGTGTGAGGATATACTTCCGCTCGCCGACGACATTGGCATCACACAACAGTGCGTCGACGCCATCGCGGCCGGCGCATCTGCCGTGGACACGAACTCCCTCTTCGGATGGTCGGCCAACGAAGGGTTCCGCGTGGGCAGTGGCAGCGGCGAACAGATCCTCTGGAACGGGATAGAAACTGGGATGCTCCGCCGGAGAAATGGGCCCCGGTCATCCTCTTTCGCCGCCGGTGCCGGTTCCTGGTTGGAGGATCTTGCGATCCTGAGCCTCCCGATGTATAAGCGCGTGATCGCTGCAATGAAGACGCGCGAACTGAACTCCGATGCCATCGAAGGATCCCTAATCTCCTACGCTCAGCTGTCCATCCCGGGGCTGTCCCGCTCCAGGCGTAGGCACTCCTCTGCGCCGGTCGCGTCCGAAACGGAGCAGCGGGAGCTATTGGAGACGGTGATCGCCAACCTTCCTGTGGGAAAGAACTCGACGGCGACGACCTCCTCCGCCTCCGCCACAAAGTTCCTCTTCGGCCTCCTCCGTACGGCGCACATTCTCCGCGCCTCCGAGACCGCGCGAACTGCTCTCGAGCGCAAAATTGCGTCGCAGCTGGAGATGGCGACGCTGGACGACCTCCTGATCCCAAGTTATTCCTACCTGGCCGAGACGCTATATGACGTTGACTGCGTCGAACGGATCCTCCGCTACTACCTTGCCGGCATAGAGGCCGAGCGAGGCGCACCACATGGCaaagaagaaggggaagaggcGGAAAGGGCTGCGGCGGTGGCGGAAAGGGCGTCTCAGACCGGTTTGCTTAAGCTTGTCGGGAAGCTAGTGGATGCGTACCTGGCAGAGATAGCATCCGACACGAATCTTAAGGTGGACAAATTGTGCGACCTGGCGGTTGCACTCCCGGACGAAGCCCGAGTTTACCACGACGGCCTTTATCGCGCCGTCGACATCTATCtcaag ACACACCTGCGGatgaaggaggaagagaaggagaggctgTGCGGCGTGATGGACTACCGGAAGCTGACGCTGGAGGCATGCATGCACGCGGCGCAGAACGAGCGGCTGCCCTTGCGGGCGGTGGTGCAGGTGCTCTTCTTCGAGCAGCTGCAGCTCCGGAGGGTGATTGCAGGGACGCTGCTGGCGCCGGAAGAGGACGAGATGGAAGAGGCCGCGGCACCGACAGAGGCGTCAGCAGTGGCGGCAGGGAACAGGGGGAGCGGAGAAGAGGGCGGCGTGTGGCGGGCGGCTATGCGTGAGAACCAAGTGCTGCGGCTGGACATGGACAGCATGCGGAACCGAGTGCAGGAGCTTGAGCGGGAGTGCTCGAGCATGAAGAAGGATTTGGCGAAACTGGATAGTGACAGCGAGGGGGCGCCGGGGGTTGAGAGGGAGGAACGCGAGCGACGTCGGCAGCGACGTGACAGGAGTCGGTTCCGTTGCCGGTTTAGCACGCAGGTGTGCGACTCGCACGAGCGCAACGTGGTTGAGTCAAGGCAAGTGGCCAGGCGCGAGCTGAGCCCTTAG